The Amycolatopsis sp. DG1A-15b genome window below encodes:
- a CDS encoding epoxide hydrolase family protein, with the protein MQPFRVEIPQAQLDDLARRLADTRWPVGLPEAGWDRGVPVDYLKDLAEYWRTEFDWRKVEERLNAFPQFTTTIDGANVHFLHVRSPEPDATPMIITHGWPGSVVEFLDVIGPLTDPRAHGGDPGDAFHLIIPSMPGFGFSGPAPEGGWNTQRVARAWAQLMAELGYERYIAQGVDFGSGVALVLGLQDAEHVLAVHLNTLVTAPGDDPADLEGLSEADQHSWGKSDTFAKILSGSMKLQATRPHTVAYGLTDSPVGQLAWVIEKYRDWADTHGGLPEDAFDRDKVLAIPAIYWLTGTGGSSGQFYYESVDFLPISPGAGRYFELTVPLGVAVFPHAPFKPVRRWAEREFSTIQHWNEYDRGGNFPAMEVPDLYIAELQAFGRLVKER; encoded by the coding sequence ATGCAACCTTTCCGCGTGGAGATCCCCCAGGCCCAGCTGGACGACCTGGCCAGGCGGCTGGCCGACACCCGCTGGCCGGTCGGGCTGCCCGAAGCGGGCTGGGACCGCGGCGTGCCCGTCGACTACCTGAAGGACCTCGCCGAGTACTGGCGCACCGAGTTCGACTGGCGGAAGGTCGAGGAGCGGCTCAACGCGTTCCCCCAGTTCACCACCACGATCGACGGGGCGAACGTCCACTTCCTGCACGTGCGCTCGCCGGAGCCCGACGCCACGCCGATGATCATCACGCACGGCTGGCCCGGCTCGGTGGTCGAGTTCCTCGACGTGATCGGCCCGCTGACCGACCCGCGCGCCCACGGGGGCGACCCCGGCGACGCGTTCCACCTGATCATCCCGTCCATGCCCGGCTTCGGCTTCTCCGGCCCGGCACCGGAAGGCGGCTGGAACACCCAGCGCGTCGCCCGTGCCTGGGCGCAGCTGATGGCGGAGCTGGGCTACGAGCGCTACATCGCCCAGGGCGTCGACTTCGGCTCGGGGGTCGCGCTGGTGCTCGGGCTGCAGGACGCCGAGCACGTGCTCGCCGTGCACCTCAACACCCTGGTCACCGCGCCCGGCGACGACCCGGCCGACCTCGAGGGCCTCAGCGAGGCCGACCAGCACTCCTGGGGCAAGTCCGACACGTTCGCGAAGATCCTGTCCGGCTCGATGAAGCTGCAGGCGACCCGCCCGCACACGGTCGCCTACGGGCTCACCGATTCGCCGGTCGGCCAGCTCGCCTGGGTGATCGAGAAGTACCGCGACTGGGCCGACACCCACGGCGGGCTGCCGGAGGACGCCTTCGACCGCGACAAGGTGCTGGCCATCCCCGCCATCTACTGGCTGACCGGGACCGGTGGCTCGTCCGGCCAGTTCTACTACGAGAGCGTCGACTTCCTGCCGATCTCGCCGGGCGCGGGCCGCTACTTCGAGCTGACCGTGCCGCTCGGGGTGGCGGTGTTCCCCCACGCCCCGTTCAAGCCGGTCCGGCGCTGGGCGGAACGCGAGTTCTCCACGATCCAGCACTGGAACGAGTACGACCGCGGCGGCAACTTCCCCGCCATGGAGGTGCCCGATCTCTACATCGCCGAACTGCAGGCGTTCGGCCGGCTGGTGAAGGAACGGTAG
- a CDS encoding NAD-dependent epimerase/dehydratase family protein, with protein sequence MVIAVTGGTGFLGAHTVALLVAAGARVRVLARVPAAGTVPDGVEVVPGDVTDEVAVARLVAGADAVLHAAGVYSFDSRRRAELARVNVAGTETVLAAARAAGAGRIVHVSTVGALYPAAGSIGPETPVGTSREPYLAAKATAERIARRHRDEGVPVTIVYPPALLGPEDPRLGDQNARLRDLLRGLMPFWPSGGLPIGDVRDTAAQLAAVLTAPGPVGPAYFGPGHFVTTRGYLDLVRAATGRRLPAVFLPPALLTPVGRLGGLLQRAWPWHIPAEHGAIHVCAVAEPVAPTAPDAGVPARPAAETVTDAVRWLHGAGVLTARQAGRASSRGFAASPAAGRAR encoded by the coding sequence ATGGTGATCGCGGTGACCGGCGGGACCGGGTTCCTCGGTGCCCACACGGTCGCGCTGCTGGTGGCGGCCGGAGCCCGGGTGCGCGTGCTCGCCCGGGTCCCGGCCGCCGGGACCGTGCCGGACGGCGTCGAGGTCGTGCCGGGCGACGTCACCGACGAGGTGGCGGTCGCCCGGCTGGTCGCGGGCGCGGACGCCGTCCTGCACGCGGCCGGCGTCTACTCGTTCGACAGCCGCCGCCGGGCCGAGCTGGCGCGGGTGAACGTGGCCGGCACGGAGACGGTGCTGGCGGCCGCGCGGGCCGCCGGCGCCGGGCGGATCGTGCACGTCTCGACCGTGGGTGCGCTGTACCCGGCGGCCGGGAGCATCGGGCCGGAGACGCCGGTGGGCACGTCGCGGGAGCCGTACCTGGCGGCGAAAGCCACGGCGGAGCGGATCGCGCGGCGCCACCGCGACGAGGGTGTCCCGGTGACGATCGTGTACCCGCCGGCGCTGCTCGGGCCGGAGGACCCGCGGCTGGGCGACCAGAACGCCCGCCTGCGCGACCTGCTGCGCGGGCTGATGCCGTTCTGGCCGTCCGGTGGGCTGCCGATCGGCGACGTCCGCGACACGGCCGCCCAGCTGGCGGCGGTGCTGACGGCCCCGGGGCCGGTGGGGCCCGCGTACTTCGGGCCCGGCCACTTCGTGACCACCCGCGGTTACCTGGACCTGGTTCGCGCGGCGACCGGCCGCCGGCTGCCCGCGGTGTTCCTCCCGCCCGCGCTCCTGACCCCGGTCGGGCGCCTGGGCGGGCTGCTGCAGCGGGCGTGGCCGTGGCACATCCCGGCGGAGCACGGCGCGATCCACGTCTGCGCCGTCGCCGAGCCGGTCGCGCCCACGGCCCCGGACGCGGGAGTCCCGGCCCGCCCGGCGGCCGAGACGGTGACCGACGCCGTTCGCTGGCTGCACGGCGCCGGTGTGCTGACCGCCCGGCAGGCGGGCCGCGCGAGCTCCCGCGGGTTCGCCGCTTCGCCTGCCGCCGGGCGTGCCCGCTGA
- a CDS encoding DUF6235 family protein, translated as MAVRLQLTAGVEVLERWAESAPQAERNIVYEALFAVGDGSAFLVYDIFGDPSDPGNLLVMVKPGLVVKILVQRAHSAFEIRYVGTIDDDLGVRASQPEGAEPE; from the coding sequence ATGGCGGTGCGCCTCCAGCTCACTGCTGGCGTCGAGGTGCTCGAACGGTGGGCCGAGTCGGCGCCGCAGGCGGAGCGGAACATTGTTTACGAGGCACTGTTCGCCGTGGGTGACGGATCTGCGTTCCTGGTCTACGACATTTTCGGCGACCCCAGCGATCCGGGTAATTTACTGGTGATGGTGAAACCGGGTCTCGTGGTGAAGATCTTGGTTCAGCGTGCTCATTCCGCGTTCGAGATCCGCTACGTCGGGACGATCGACGACGACCTCGGCGTCCGCGCGTCGCAGCCCGAAGGTGCCGAGCCGGAGTGA
- a CDS encoding flavin reductase family protein, which produces MGDERESSETTVLKRLPTSPARRGFTAQQGLRQVMAQFASGVTVLTAGGEDAHGMTANAFSSVSLEPPMVLCCVSKAARMHNSIITAGAFGVNILAAGQQDLSKYFADWRRPDGLAQFDAVGWTAGAHTGAPLLNGTLAWLECELAETLEGGDHSIFLGRVLATSRGTGDHALVFYGGGYHEVDGRARAA; this is translated from the coding sequence GTGGGCGACGAACGAGAGTCCTCCGAGACGACCGTGCTCAAGCGCCTCCCGACGTCGCCGGCACGCCGCGGTTTCACCGCCCAGCAGGGGCTGCGCCAGGTGATGGCGCAGTTCGCCAGCGGCGTGACGGTCCTGACGGCGGGCGGCGAGGACGCGCACGGGATGACCGCGAACGCGTTCTCGTCGGTCTCGCTGGAACCCCCGATGGTGCTGTGCTGCGTGTCGAAGGCGGCTCGCATGCACAACTCCATCATCACGGCGGGGGCGTTCGGCGTGAACATCCTCGCCGCCGGGCAGCAGGACCTGTCGAAGTACTTCGCCGACTGGCGGCGGCCCGACGGGCTGGCCCAGTTCGACGCCGTGGGCTGGACGGCGGGGGCGCACACCGGCGCCCCCCTGCTCAACGGAACGCTGGCCTGGCTGGAGTGCGAGCTGGCCGAGACGCTCGAAGGTGGTGACCACTCGATCTTCCTCGGCCGGGTGCTCGCCACCAGCCGCGGCACCGGGGACCACGCGCTGGTCTTCTACGGCGGCGGCTACCACGAGGTCGACGGGCGCGCCCGCGCGGCGTGA
- a CDS encoding DUF6187 family protein yields the protein MSDRGDLRFVLPDVEAPASVEAGVILLGLDADRLLAGLGLARLADDTALVTQVVDQARHGVGGFGFAALVASGAGYWRELRAFAGHGSPTGSPGALRREWEVAHALATTAVPGAGAATIAHLTACSLRRADVDPLADRYADGTEGT from the coding sequence ATGTCTGACCGCGGTGACCTGCGGTTCGTGCTGCCCGACGTCGAGGCGCCCGCCTCGGTCGAAGCCGGCGTCATCCTGCTCGGCCTGGACGCCGACCGGCTGCTGGCCGGCCTGGGTCTCGCCCGGCTGGCGGACGACACCGCGCTCGTGACCCAGGTGGTCGACCAGGCGCGCCACGGAGTGGGCGGGTTCGGGTTCGCCGCACTGGTCGCCTCGGGCGCCGGGTACTGGCGGGAGCTGCGTGCGTTCGCCGGCCACGGGAGCCCGACGGGCTCTCCCGGCGCGTTGCGCCGGGAGTGGGAAGTGGCCCACGCGCTGGCCACGACGGCCGTGCCGGGCGCCGGCGCGGCCACGATCGCTCATCTGACCGCGTGCTCGCTGCGCCGGGCGGACGTGGACCCGCTCGCCGACCGGTACGCCGACGGAACGGAAGGCACCTGA
- a CDS encoding acyl-CoA carboxylase subunit beta, which translates to MSGSHDNAARRPDDAEVVPVPSGSRRSRPVRSAEPGEARVISLTRPAGAEPPAAPDMRLLRQRREELRAHIADGQLDAVRRQHSLGKLTARERLAVLLDDDSFLELEPYRRHQAASGNRPHTDGVIAGSGTIDGRRVFVYAQDFTVFGGSLGEAHAAKIHKVLDLAIANGAPVIGLNDSGGARIQEGVLALNGYGGIFRRQVEASGVVPQISVVLGPCAGGAAYSPALADFTFMVRDTSRMYLTGPDVVAAVSGHVVSHEELGGADVHGSYSGVATVVHDDEESCLADVRYLVSLLPANYLEPAPETAEVGARDDYRPRLAEIVPAEPNRPYDMREVFAELADDGEFFELHESWARNVLCALTRIDGRVVGFVGNQPSVFAGVLDGPASQKAARFVRFCDAFGIPLVSLVDVPGFLPGVEQERSGIIRQGAQLLHAYCEATVPRIQVILRKAYGGAYIVMDSRSIGTDLSLAWPTNQIAVMGAEGAVNVLHRRDLAAAADPAALRAKLVGEYTEEYLNPQYAAERGLVDDIIDPAETRAALARGLAMLRDKRKPAPARKHGNQPI; encoded by the coding sequence GTGAGCGGATCGCACGACAACGCCGCCCGGCGGCCGGACGACGCCGAAGTGGTGCCGGTCCCCAGCGGGAGCCGGCGGTCCCGGCCGGTGCGCTCCGCCGAGCCGGGCGAAGCGCGGGTGATCTCGCTGACCCGGCCCGCGGGCGCGGAACCGCCCGCGGCGCCGGACATGCGGCTGCTGCGGCAGCGGCGCGAGGAACTGCGCGCGCACATCGCCGACGGGCAGCTCGACGCCGTCCGCCGGCAGCACTCACTGGGCAAGCTGACCGCCCGCGAGCGGCTCGCCGTACTCCTCGACGACGACTCCTTCCTGGAGCTGGAGCCCTACCGGCGGCACCAGGCGGCGTCCGGGAACCGCCCGCACACCGACGGCGTGATCGCCGGCTCCGGCACCATCGACGGCCGGCGGGTGTTCGTCTACGCCCAGGACTTCACCGTGTTCGGCGGTTCGCTCGGCGAAGCGCACGCGGCGAAGATCCACAAGGTGCTCGACCTCGCGATCGCCAACGGCGCCCCGGTGATCGGGCTCAACGACAGCGGCGGCGCGCGGATCCAGGAGGGCGTGCTCGCGCTCAACGGGTACGGCGGGATCTTCCGCCGCCAGGTCGAGGCGTCCGGCGTGGTGCCGCAGATCAGCGTCGTCCTCGGCCCGTGCGCCGGCGGTGCGGCGTACTCGCCCGCGCTGGCCGACTTCACGTTCATGGTCCGCGACACCTCGCGGATGTACCTGACCGGGCCGGACGTCGTCGCGGCGGTCAGCGGGCACGTCGTGTCGCACGAGGAACTCGGCGGCGCCGACGTCCACGGGTCGTACTCCGGTGTCGCGACGGTGGTGCACGACGACGAGGAGAGCTGCCTCGCCGACGTCCGGTACCTCGTTTCGCTGCTGCCGGCCAACTACCTGGAGCCGGCGCCGGAAACCGCCGAGGTCGGCGCCCGCGACGACTACCGGCCGCGGCTCGCGGAGATCGTGCCGGCCGAGCCGAACCGGCCGTACGACATGCGCGAGGTATTCGCCGAGCTCGCCGACGACGGCGAGTTCTTCGAGCTGCACGAGAGCTGGGCGCGCAACGTGCTCTGCGCGCTCACCCGGATCGACGGCCGGGTCGTGGGGTTCGTCGGCAACCAGCCGTCGGTTTTCGCGGGCGTGCTGGACGGCCCGGCGTCGCAGAAGGCGGCCCGGTTCGTGCGGTTCTGCGACGCCTTCGGCATCCCGCTGGTCAGCCTGGTGGACGTGCCGGGCTTCCTACCGGGTGTCGAGCAGGAACGCAGCGGCATCATCCGCCAGGGCGCGCAGCTGCTGCACGCCTACTGCGAGGCGACGGTCCCGCGCATCCAGGTGATCCTGCGCAAGGCGTACGGCGGCGCGTACATCGTGATGGACTCCCGGTCGATCGGGACCGACCTGTCCCTGGCGTGGCCGACCAACCAGATCGCGGTGATGGGCGCGGAGGGCGCGGTGAACGTCCTGCACCGCCGCGACCTCGCGGCGGCAGCCGACCCGGCGGCTTTGCGAGCGAAGCTGGTGGGCGAGTACACCGAGGAGTACCTGAACCCCCAATACGCGGCGGAGCGCGGCCTGGTGGACGACATCATCGACCCGGCGGAGACCCGCGCGGCACTGGCCAGGGGATTGGCGATGCTCCGCGACAAGCGCAAGCCTGCGCCGGCCCGCAAGCACGGCAACCAGCCGATCTGA
- a CDS encoding acyl-CoA carboxylase epsilon subunit: MTEDDATRIVVRGHPQDAELAALLVVLAAVTRGEGAPGATPRSPWADPSRSRTGPPRPGPGAWRLSGLPR, translated from the coding sequence GTGACAGAGGACGACGCAACCCGGATCGTGGTGCGGGGCCACCCGCAGGACGCGGAACTCGCGGCTTTGCTGGTGGTCCTGGCGGCGGTGACCCGCGGTGAGGGCGCGCCGGGAGCGACGCCGCGGAGCCCTTGGGCGGACCCGTCCCGGTCGCGCACGGGCCCACCGCGGCCGGGCCCCGGCGCGTGGCGGTTGTCGGGCCTGCCGCGCTGA
- a CDS encoding carboxymuconolactone decarboxylase family protein has translation MSYLKSLPEETTLLQVFQAHPGPARHLLAFHELVLRGESPFTEGERELIAAYVSGLNDCGYCHGIHTVTAEAFGVPAGLLAAALDDLATAPVGDKLRPVLAYVGKLTRTPSRMTDADAEAVFAAGWDERALHDAVLVCALFNFMNRMVEGLGIRADAAYATKSGLRLKEAGYEGLAGMLAP, from the coding sequence ATGTCGTACCTGAAGTCCCTGCCGGAGGAAACCACGCTGCTGCAGGTGTTCCAGGCGCACCCGGGCCCGGCGCGGCACCTGCTGGCCTTCCACGAACTGGTGCTGCGCGGCGAATCGCCGTTCACCGAGGGCGAACGCGAGCTGATCGCGGCCTACGTGTCCGGGCTGAACGACTGCGGCTACTGCCACGGCATCCACACGGTGACCGCCGAGGCGTTCGGCGTGCCCGCAGGACTGCTCGCCGCGGCGCTCGACGACCTCGCGACGGCGCCGGTCGGCGACAAGCTCCGGCCCGTGCTGGCCTACGTCGGCAAGCTGACCCGGACGCCGTCCCGGATGACCGACGCCGACGCCGAAGCCGTGTTCGCCGCCGGCTGGGACGAGCGGGCGCTGCACGACGCGGTGCTGGTGTGCGCGTTGTTCAACTTCATGAACCGCATGGTGGAGGGGCTGGGGATCCGCGCGGACGCGGCGTACGCGACGAAGTCCGGGCTGCGGCTGAAGGAAGCCGGGTACGAGGGCCTGGCCGGAATGCTGGCCCCGTAG
- a CDS encoding FAD/NAD(P)-binding protein: protein MIKFIPEPRLLESPRGRHWPRPSAPAPPPRDPVPPTTADVVIVGAGPAGLAVASALWHHGVTELVVLDREGRSCGRFFDRIDRLDQRVLRSPYEHHPGVEGFRDCELLDFARLHWGRLTPVERREIRMAQAGHRSVVPVDVFHAYTDHLAVTHHVRDKLWCASVTGVHPDGDGVAVHTTRSTVRARHVVLCLGEERRTAPERWWGGGPPPAAVSYWDEPPPGPGERQIVVGAGLTAAHLIAAALDGGREVHWVVREAREHYQCADVNSTFFRPEGRKRFDGVGWSERLDLTAEFRRASIMFEFRPLLERAEAEGRLVVHRGEAVKEVSAGVTGTAVVRLESGRRVDADHAVLALGTIPSIGTGLLPAGLVGARDGWPDLDEATLSYRHAPAVSVVGAAAGMVLGPASRNIDGHRVATARVAAAVAARLRGAALDLRVTADV, encoded by the coding sequence GTGATCAAGTTCATCCCCGAGCCCCGGCTGCTCGAGTCGCCGCGCGGCCGGCACTGGCCCCGGCCGTCGGCCCCGGCGCCGCCGCCACGGGACCCGGTCCCGCCCACCACCGCGGACGTCGTCATCGTCGGCGCGGGCCCCGCCGGGCTGGCGGTGGCGTCCGCGCTCTGGCACCACGGCGTCACCGAGCTGGTCGTGCTGGACCGGGAAGGCCGCTCGTGCGGCCGGTTCTTCGACCGCATCGACCGGCTGGACCAGCGGGTGCTGCGGTCGCCGTACGAACACCACCCCGGCGTCGAGGGCTTCCGCGACTGCGAGCTGCTCGACTTCGCCCGGCTGCACTGGGGCCGGCTCACCCCGGTCGAGCGCCGGGAGATCCGGATGGCGCAGGCCGGTCACCGGTCCGTCGTGCCGGTCGACGTCTTCCACGCCTACACCGACCACCTCGCGGTCACCCACCACGTCCGGGACAAGCTGTGGTGCGCCTCGGTGACCGGGGTGCACCCGGACGGCGACGGGGTGGCCGTGCACACCACCCGCTCGACCGTCCGCGCCCGGCACGTCGTGCTGTGCCTCGGCGAGGAACGCCGGACCGCCCCCGAGCGGTGGTGGGGCGGTGGCCCGCCGCCCGCCGCCGTGTCGTACTGGGACGAGCCGCCGCCCGGCCCCGGCGAGCGGCAGATCGTGGTCGGCGCCGGGCTCACCGCGGCCCACCTCATCGCCGCGGCGCTCGACGGCGGCCGCGAGGTGCACTGGGTGGTGCGCGAAGCCCGGGAGCACTACCAGTGCGCCGACGTGAACTCCACCTTCTTCCGGCCCGAGGGCCGGAAGCGGTTCGACGGCGTCGGCTGGTCCGAGCGCCTCGACCTCACCGCCGAGTTCCGCCGTGCCTCCATCATGTTCGAGTTCCGGCCGCTGCTCGAACGGGCCGAGGCCGAAGGCCGCCTGGTCGTGCACCGCGGGGAAGCCGTCAAGGAAGTCTCCGCCGGCGTCACCGGGACGGCCGTGGTGCGGCTGGAGAGCGGCCGTCGCGTCGACGCCGACCACGCCGTGCTGGCGCTCGGCACGATCCCCTCGATAGGAACCGGGCTGCTGCCCGCCGGGCTCGTCGGGGCCCGGGACGGCTGGCCGGACCTGGACGAGGCGACGCTGTCCTACCGGCACGCGCCCGCGGTGTCGGTCGTCGGGGCCGCGGCGGGGATGGTGCTCGGCCCGGCCTCCCGCAACATCGACGGGCACCGGGTGGCGACCGCCCGGGTCGCCGCGGCGGTGGCCGCCCGGCTGCGGGGCGCTGCTCTCGACCTGCGGGTGACGGCCGATGTCTGA
- a CDS encoding acyl-CoA dehydrogenase family protein: protein MSQTPTRDELVQSASKLVPLLRSRALWIDEHRRLPDDVVDAIELSGILKMQAPKQYGGYESDAHTLIDVHAELARGNSSAAFCVSVYALLNWMAGLWPDEVLDEVFATENVRVCGTLATTGTATKVDGGYRISGTWRFNSGILHAQWKVTAAVPDGPEAADGPITTLIPVSDLEIVDDWYTHGLPGSGSVTVTAHDVFVPSSRIVKTADFFTDQCKSVVNSAKPNYHLTPMLVTSTVATAGQLIGAAKYALESFLDRLPGRGISYTHYPSQAEAPITHIRVGEAGLLIEEAEARAHRFADFVEEKLVKGEQWTVTERASSRVQLGRVAQLCKQAVDLIATISGGSSIFHDVPITRIQRDVNAVAIHALTNPDTSLELYGRLLCGLEPNTDYL from the coding sequence ATGTCACAGACACCGACGAGGGACGAGCTCGTTCAGAGCGCGTCCAAGCTGGTGCCGCTGCTGCGGTCGCGGGCGCTCTGGATCGACGAGCACCGCAGGCTGCCCGACGACGTCGTCGACGCCATCGAGCTCTCCGGCATCCTCAAGATGCAGGCGCCGAAGCAGTACGGTGGCTACGAAAGCGACGCGCACACCCTCATCGACGTGCACGCGGAACTCGCGCGCGGCAACAGTTCCGCGGCCTTCTGCGTTTCCGTCTACGCGCTGCTGAACTGGATGGCCGGGCTCTGGCCCGACGAGGTGCTCGACGAGGTCTTCGCCACCGAGAACGTGCGCGTCTGCGGCACGCTCGCCACCACCGGCACCGCGACGAAGGTCGACGGCGGGTACCGGATCTCGGGCACCTGGCGGTTCAACAGCGGGATCCTGCACGCGCAGTGGAAGGTCACCGCGGCGGTACCGGACGGCCCCGAGGCCGCCGACGGCCCGATCACCACGCTGATCCCGGTTTCCGACCTGGAGATCGTCGACGACTGGTACACCCACGGCCTGCCCGGTTCCGGCAGCGTCACGGTGACCGCGCACGACGTGTTCGTCCCCTCGTCCCGGATCGTGAAGACCGCCGATTTCTTCACGGACCAGTGCAAATCCGTCGTCAATTCCGCGAAGCCCAATTACCACCTCACCCCGATGCTGGTGACGTCGACCGTCGCGACGGCCGGCCAGCTCATCGGCGCGGCGAAGTACGCGTTGGAGAGCTTCCTCGACCGGCTGCCGGGCCGCGGCATTTCCTACACGCACTACCCGAGCCAGGCCGAAGCGCCGATCACCCACATCCGTGTCGGCGAGGCCGGGCTGCTGATCGAGGAAGCCGAGGCCAGGGCGCACCGTTTCGCCGACTTCGTCGAGGAAAAACTCGTCAAGGGCGAGCAGTGGACGGTCACCGAGCGCGCGTCCTCGCGGGTGCAGCTCGGCCGCGTCGCGCAGTTGTGCAAGCAGGCCGTCGACCTCATCGCCACCATCAGCGGCGGGTCCTCGATTTTCCACGACGTCCCGATCACCCGGATCCAGCGCGACGTGAACGCGGTCGCCATTCACGCGCTGACCAATCCGGACACGAGCCTGGAACTGTACGGCCGGCTGCTGTGCGGTCTCGAACCGAACACCGACTACCTCTGA
- a CDS encoding DUF6423 family protein has product MVGTADLARRVLMVTGAIDTTDHDVSVSISLPEAGRWQVIKAETNLTDQTWVAMQAVMDEESTFVDDAMLMSPQFAKSFMTPDQRRLTFYDGEVRPGETVLKTYSMETGGRKPTYFYSRYSPIATDSAEKSRQTLDELVADGMRQRPVIELIVPVTVIG; this is encoded by the coding sequence ATGGTGGGTACGGCCGATCTGGCCCGGCGGGTGCTCATGGTCACCGGCGCCATCGACACGACCGACCACGACGTCTCGGTGAGCATCAGCCTGCCGGAAGCCGGCCGGTGGCAGGTGATCAAGGCCGAGACCAACCTGACCGACCAGACCTGGGTCGCGATGCAGGCGGTGATGGACGAGGAGTCGACCTTCGTCGACGACGCCATGCTCATGTCGCCGCAGTTCGCGAAGAGCTTCATGACCCCCGATCAACGCCGCCTCACGTTCTACGACGGCGAGGTCCGCCCCGGGGAAACGGTGCTGAAGACCTATTCGATGGAGACCGGCGGCCGCAAGCCGACCTACTTCTACTCGCGCTACAGCCCGATCGCCACCGACAGCGCCGAGAAGTCGCGCCAGACGCTCGACGAGCTGGTCGCGGACGGTATGCGGCAGCGGCCCGTGATCGAGCTCATCGTGCCGGTGACCGTGATCGGCTGA
- a CDS encoding acyl-CoA thioesterase: MSDYYEIRHTVGFEETNLVGNVYYVNYVRWQGRCREMFLKEKAPAVLEEVRHDLKLFTLKVECEFFAEITAFDELSIRLRLEELTSTQIQFAFDYVHLTEGGDERLVARGRQRIACMRGPNTATVPSRVPEQLREALVPYSTAAVNGKGA; encoded by the coding sequence ATGTCCGACTACTACGAGATCCGCCACACGGTCGGCTTCGAAGAGACCAACCTGGTGGGCAACGTGTACTACGTGAACTACGTGCGCTGGCAGGGCCGCTGCCGCGAGATGTTCCTCAAGGAGAAGGCCCCGGCGGTGCTCGAGGAGGTCCGGCACGACCTCAAGCTGTTCACCCTCAAGGTGGAGTGCGAGTTCTTCGCCGAGATCACCGCGTTCGACGAGCTGTCCATCCGGCTGCGGCTGGAGGAGCTCACCTCGACGCAGATCCAGTTCGCCTTCGACTACGTCCACCTCACCGAGGGCGGCGACGAGCGGCTGGTGGCGCGGGGACGGCAACGCATCGCCTGCATGCGCGGGCCCAACACGGCCACCGTGCCGTCGCGGGTCCCCGAGCAGCTGCGCGAGGCGCTGGTGCCCTACTCGACGGCCGCGGTCAACGGCAAGGGAGCCTGA
- a CDS encoding DUF6222 family protein, which yields MTASDAGASTDPGRFVPEPAEVPVRPMPRLGRGIVWSDIVAEIERDDLARARDAA from the coding sequence ATGACTGCCAGCGACGCCGGCGCTTCCACCGACCCCGGGCGGTTCGTGCCCGAGCCCGCCGAGGTTCCGGTGCGGCCGATGCCCCGGCTCGGGCGCGGCATCGTGTGGTCCGACATCGTCGCCGAGATCGAGCGGGACGACCTCGCGCGGGCCCGGGATGCCGCGTGA